In a genomic window of Thermocladium sp. ECH_B:
- a CDS encoding NADH-ubiquinone oxidoreductase: MMLQFDPILIFSLALPIAAAGLTAVLGKRASLYTAVISFLPLIGYSLYGIFANFDYLVPLGRLPSPIGSMLLINDGLSNSFGFTIALVTAMIAIVSEPYMEHRFRALGIPEEFNIYYPLFILCGISMEWIVYAYNLLLMYIGLEVSLISSFLLIYFYGYDGYGKTRQWIGTLYFIYTHVASVLFLVGAVIVALTTGTMNLATIRYIPPIAWILILIGMLIKLPSFGPHVWLPWAHGMHPTPVAALIISVVGLASYILARLYLISSYFIISIRTPLLAYAIIGGILVSFAVFRQRHSYKWLLAYSTVANMAYLLAGLTLGTYGIVGLTLHFIAHQLGKAVLFMTAGAIIVQYDMLDMSKMGGLQRYIPSIGGAALLGWMSLAGIFTVGLLGEFFLFLGLLTTLGLSLNTLWAFVGLAFLFLLTGTYGFWALKEVFYGQPRWPYTKTTPSNKLVVPLYVLGLTSVILLFPPISTTLIHSILSAIGVIMHV, encoded by the coding sequence ATGATGCTTCAATTCGATCCAATCCTCATATTCTCGCTAGCTCTTCCAATAGCCGCAGCTGGATTAACTGCCGTGCTCGGCAAGAGGGCGTCCCTCTACACGGCCGTCATATCGTTCCTGCCCCTCATTGGTTACTCCCTTTACGGCATTTTCGCTAACTTCGATTACTTAGTTCCCCTCGGTAGATTGCCGAGCCCCATTGGCTCCATGCTTCTCATAAATGATGGATTAAGCAATTCCTTCGGCTTCACCATAGCATTGGTTACGGCCATGATTGCGATAGTGTCGGAGCCATATATGGAGCATAGGTTCAGGGCCCTCGGCATACCGGAGGAATTCAACATTTATTATCCATTATTCATTTTATGCGGGATATCCATGGAATGGATAGTATACGCTTATAATCTATTATTAATGTATATAGGCCTAGAGGTATCGCTCATATCGTCCTTCCTATTGATATACTTCTATGGCTATGATGGCTACGGCAAGACAAGGCAGTGGATAGGCACGCTTTACTTCATTTACACCCATGTGGCGAGCGTTTTGTTCCTGGTCGGCGCAGTGATAGTGGCATTAACCACGGGCACCATGAATCTAGCCACGATAAGGTATATACCCCCCATTGCTTGGATATTGATATTGATAGGGATGCTCATAAAGCTGCCCAGCTTTGGTCCGCATGTCTGGTTGCCTTGGGCCCACGGCATGCATCCAACGCCGGTCGCAGCCCTCATAATATCAGTGGTTGGCTTGGCATCATATATATTGGCCAGGCTCTACTTGATATCGTCCTACTTCATAATATCGATACGGACTCCCCTCCTCGCTTATGCAATAATAGGCGGAATACTGGTCAGCTTCGCCGTGTTTAGGCAAAGACATAGCTACAAGTGGTTATTGGCTTACTCCACGGTAGCTAACATGGCTTACCTATTGGCTGGGCTCACCCTGGGCACGTATGGAATAGTTGGCTTAACGCTCCACTTCATTGCCCATCAATTAGGTAAGGCCGTGCTCTTCATGACTGCTGGGGCAATAATAGTTCAATACGATATGTTGGACATGTCTAAAATGGGCGGTCTACAGAGATATATACCATCAATAGGCGGCGCGGCGCTTCTTGGCTGGATGAGTCTGGCAGGAATATTCACGGTTGGCTTGCTCGGCGAATTCTTCCTCTTCCTGGGGCTATTGACGACGCTTGGGCTCAGCCTCAATACTTTATGGGCATTCGTGGGCTTAGCGTTCCTATTCCTCCTTACCGGAACCTACGGCTTCTGGGCATTGAAGGAGGTTTTCTACGGGCAACCCAGGTGGCCTTACACCAAGACTACTCCAAGCAATAAGCTGGTGGTGCCGCTCTACGTGCTTGGTTTGACGAGCGTCATATTATTGTTCCCGCCAATATCGACCACATTAATACACTCTATACTAAGCGCGATTGGGGTGATCATGCATGTATGA